Proteins from a single region of Macaca thibetana thibetana isolate TM-01 chromosome 4, ASM2454274v1, whole genome shotgun sequence:
- the LOC126953116 gene encoding olfactory receptor 2B6-like, translating into MPLINESHPEEFILLGFADRPWLELPLFTSLLITYPIAMMGNVTIILVSRLDSRLHSPMYFFLANLSFLDMCYTTSIVPQMLVNLGSSKKTISYTGCAVQLYFFHIMGGTECLLLALMSFDRYVAICRPLHYTLIMNQRICILLVSTVWLIGITYAVSEATATLRLPLCGLNKLDHLLCEIPVLIKNACGEKGSNELTLSVVCIFMLAVPLCLILASYASIGHAVFKINSSEGRKKAFGTCSSHLIVVFLFYGPGISMYLQPPSSISRDQPKFMALFYGVVTPTLNPFIYTLRNKDVKGALCHLVRSIFSFK; encoded by the coding sequence ATGCCACTAATTAATGAAAGCCATCCTGAAGAATTTATTCTGTTAGGCTTTGCAGACCGCCCTTGGCTAGAGCTTCCTCTGTTCACTAGTCTTCTTATAACTTACCCCATAGCCATGATGGGAAACGTCACAATCATTCTGGTGTCCAGGTTAGACTCTCGTCTTCACAGCCCCATGTATTTCTTCCTCGCCAACCTCTCCTTTTTGGACATGTGTTACACCACAAGCATTGTCCCTCAGATGCTGGTTAACCTGGGAAGCTCTAAGAAGACCATCAGCTATACAGGGTGTGCAGTTcagctttatttctttcacataaTGGGGGGCACAGAATGTTTGCTCTTGGCTCTCATGTCCTTCGATCGCTATGTGGCCATCTGCAGACCTCTTCACTACACCCTCATCATGAATCAGCGCATTTGTATCCTATTAGTTTCCACCGTGTGGCTAATTGGAATAACCTATGCTGTCTCAGAGGCCACTGCTACATTACGGTTGCCACTGTGTGGTCTCAATAAGCTGGACCACTTGCTGTGTGAGATTCCTGTTCTGATAAAGAatgcctgtggtgaaaaaggttCTAACGAGCTCACACTCTCTGTGGTATGCATTTTTATGTTAGCTGTTCCACTATGCTTAATTCTTGCTTCCTATGCTAGTATTGGACATGCTGTATTTAAGATCAACTCTtctgagggaaggaaaaaggcCTTTGGGACATGTTCCTcccatctcattgtagttttcttattttatggccCAGGCATTAGCATGTACCTTCAGCCTCCCTCCTCCATCTCAAGGGATCAGCCCAAGTTCATGGCCCTCTTCTATGGAGTGGTGACTCCCACACTCAACCCCTTTATCTACACCCTGCGGAATAAGGATGTGAAGGGGGCATTATGCCACCTGGTGAGGAGCATTTTCAGCTTTAAGTGA